One Tumebacillus sp. BK434 genomic window carries:
- a CDS encoding S8 family peptidase, whose protein sequence is MATFTRFTGAFAILAVSAALLPGSAAAAAQTEPVPAVKVKAETDQLIVKVKAGQDINAIAAKHGAKFKKALSNSGYKTLKVPAGKAQEVLTRLLADPHVEAAELDEILYADVTTPNDPAYPSQYHLPKIQANYAWDYCRGSSSTRIAILDTGIDLLHPDLAAKIVPGYDFVNSDSIADDDHGHGTHVAGTATALTNNSSHGAGVDWNARLMPVKVLDSTGAGYTSDIISGVYYAADNGASIINMSLGGSSYSAAFQDVVNYAWNRGVVIVAAAGNNGNTTVTYPAAYTNVLSVAATTSTDAKASFSSYGTWVDIAAPGQNIYSTAKGGGMITMSGSSMAAPIVAGVAGLVKGRPGYSTASPSMIVYKITSTADAISGTGSYWVYGRVNAYKACTQ, encoded by the coding sequence ATGGCAACATTCACTCGATTCACAGGCGCCTTCGCCATCCTCGCAGTCTCTGCCGCTCTGCTTCCGGGATCAGCTGCTGCAGCCGCTCAAACCGAGCCCGTTCCGGCGGTCAAAGTCAAAGCGGAGACCGATCAGTTGATAGTCAAAGTCAAAGCGGGCCAAGACATCAACGCCATCGCCGCCAAACATGGCGCGAAATTCAAGAAAGCCCTGTCTAATTCCGGTTACAAAACACTGAAAGTGCCGGCTGGCAAAGCGCAGGAAGTACTGACCCGGCTGTTGGCCGACCCGCATGTGGAAGCGGCGGAGCTCGATGAGATTCTCTACGCAGACGTCACCACGCCGAACGACCCCGCCTACCCTTCGCAGTACCACCTGCCGAAAATTCAAGCGAACTATGCGTGGGACTACTGTCGCGGATCATCCTCGACGAGGATCGCCATCCTTGACACCGGCATCGATCTGCTGCACCCGGACCTTGCCGCCAAAATCGTCCCCGGCTACGACTTCGTCAACAGTGACTCTATCGCGGATGACGATCATGGCCACGGCACCCACGTCGCCGGAACAGCAACGGCGCTTACGAATAATTCCAGTCACGGGGCAGGCGTCGACTGGAACGCCCGGCTCATGCCGGTCAAAGTGCTCGATTCGACCGGCGCTGGCTACACGTCCGATATTATTAGCGGCGTGTACTATGCGGCCGACAACGGCGCCAGCATCATCAACATGTCGCTCGGCGGAAGCTCTTACTCGGCAGCTTTCCAAGACGTGGTCAACTACGCCTGGAACAGAGGGGTGGTGATCGTCGCGGCAGCAGGCAATAACGGCAACACAACGGTAACTTATCCGGCCGCATACACGAACGTTTTGTCTGTCGCCGCCACCACCAGCACCGATGCAAAAGCATCCTTCTCAAGCTACGGAACCTGGGTCGACATCGCAGCGCCCGGCCAAAACATCTATTCCACGGCCAAGGGCGGCGGGATGATCACCATGTCCGGCTCCTCGATGGCCGCTCCGATCGTCGCGGGCGTCGCCGGTCTGGTCAAAGGCCGTCCCGGATACAGCACCGCAAGCCCGTCAATGATCGTCTATAAAATCACCTCGACAGCAGATGCGATCTCAGGCACCGGCAGTTACTGGGTCTACGGACGCGTCAATGCATACAAAGCCTGCACGCAATAA
- a CDS encoding non-ribosomal peptide synthetase, with protein sequence MNYLSKENVQEVLDLSLLQTKIYSQENPEQAELHIAQVRLQLSGALDPAKFAAAVQHVIAQNPLLRTVFRPVRGRVVQVLLKNRPIDVAVLDLTGQDAVAQAAALDQAAREARAPFHLNEGPLLRVSLVVLDAERAVALWTHHGMILDETSRRLLQAELLTAYDALVSGTALPTANRSSFKDYLNWLNAQDRSAAREFWSQHLAGFEAATPLLNQREGDGEPGVRARAFSAELSRALEALAQAQGVKAETLVQAAWAFLLNLYSREDAVTFGAGFTGRPATLSGAEAMVGRFANTLPLHLAVDGETEVAEFLRQLDGLTATMESFAVIPLAEVRNYAGLGEQQELFTSAVNVYAGAASAAGVLRTELAAKQEGAGLALALDVETGETWIARAAFSGDRLSGETAEALLTHLETVLASMTLLPHARIRELNVLPSTEREPLFGAFTATRLQAYPLDRLAHQVIEDQVAKTPEQIAAIFEGAQITYAELNARANRLAHFLRENGFGRDDLAALFAERGIDMLTAIVAVMKAGGAYVPLDSAHPDARLSTIIETAGAKVILTQGPLLERSRGLSDQALVFSLDELDGLANYPDVNLEFVNVPHDLANVFFTSGSTGLPKGAMVEHVGMLNHLYAKIDLLELTSSSIVVQNASHCFDISVWQFLAPLMVGGTVVIYGNDIAMDPNALLASVQRDNVTILEMVPAVIEMFLQAVAEHAEAAALPELRYMLSTGEGLRSGLCERWLEAYPHVKAVNTYGATECSDDTSHKVVTAANRDEWDLDRDFVTLGTPIPNFNVYVLDKWNRPVPIGCTGEICMTGVGVGRGYLNDPERTAQAFVPNPFDDGRGERMYKTGDLGRFLPDGRLEFVSRADFQVKVRGHRIELGEVEAAILSHPSAEQTIAIVRPDSAGQNRILAYVIVSEAVDMDAWREYLHDRLPEYMIPEHILTLDSFPLNRNGKIDRKALPEPEAAERGAHAFAAPRNELEQALADIWGEILERGDIGIDDSFFHLGGHSLKMIQIRSRIKQKLGLDVPLKVLFENLTLRDLAPHVGLLQGEDGVSQTIPALPDAEFYPMSHAQRRLYFIQRLTPANTAYNMLEAHEVAGEMNRDALVRAFQTIIDRHAVLRTTFTMQDGEPVQQIAASVQLNVPLEDLSALPEAEREAELHARILAEQDLPFDLEQGPVIRLRLLKLAELRHVLLISKHHIVTDFWSWGVLHQEFYALYTAYANGEDSPLSPLPIQYRDYASWQNDRLHTGQLAESEAYWKQQLSGDLPVLDLPTDHPRPALQQFAGQNIRRLLDGELSGRIHELGARHEATLFMVLLGALGTFLSRMSGQQDIVIGTPEAGRNVMELEELIGFFINTLPLRLDLSGNPAFAEMLERAKQVALDAYAHHEYPFDKLVELAKQERDLSRSPLFSVMFQVVRRPDQVETGGLSLSPVPMSATTTAFDLAVTFVEREEGLELNFDYRSDLFEQATMERWMGHFETLLRAIVAQPEQQLAQLQLLTSADLAPVLGAWNQISAEPDPMLRIHHLFEAQVDRTPDATAVVCAGESLTYRELNARANRLARYLQSLGAGPEKLVGLCLDRNLDLVTALLAVLKAGSAFVPLDPAYPQERLALILEDTSMPLLVTGTSLIAMLPPHGAQTVLIDADREKWAGEADGNVPSPVRPDSLAYLIYTSGSTGRPKAVMVEHRHLIATLLASQQHFRFSQNDVFPWIASFAFDIAYFELLNPLIAGGTSVVLSKDHLLDLPGLVCDLEGYTMIHTVPSLMRQIVEMIASQEIDTTRFDGLRMIFIGGDAVPPELLNIMHRTFRNAEVRVLYGPTEAAIICAQYPVPRGAKMERFMIGSSMNHAKIRIYDAHGNLVPTGVPGELYIGGCGVSRGYFGRPELTAAQFVVLDGERWYKSGDLARYMADGTIDFLGRIDNQIKIRGFRIELGEIEAALGKHPSISEVVVLAREINQGDKQLVAYVSPKENAALSSAELRSALQAHLPEHMVPSFFVLLDAMPMTPTGKIDRKQLPLPQTAGESSYAAPRDGVELALAQVFEEVLGTSGVGLYDNFFEIGGHSLKAVALIEAIRKRCGVSVPLTALFQAPTVANLGRILRGEQAADRQVVLVLLQKGDNTRPPLFLLPPQGGGVMSYLPLVKGLDGETVYGLQSAGFESDETPFSTMEAISERFLAEIRSVQPEGPYRLAGWSFGGVAAYDLALRLEGQGQEVEFLGLFDVMPIDPDNGEAHAQAQTEEVALLHQAAQLDMDLSLVQGLPVEEGLDLVLRRADELNRLPEGTTPESMRQKMRVMINNGIAGFSYVPPGKVRADLTLFRCSEEPKQPELAHPLVDPELWSPYTLGAVNVIPVPGDHHSLFHPPHVHKLAEQMKPLLRVVIRAGQEV encoded by the coding sequence GTGAACTATTTGTCAAAGGAAAACGTACAAGAAGTCCTCGACCTGTCGCTGTTGCAGACCAAGATCTACAGCCAAGAGAACCCGGAGCAGGCTGAGCTGCACATCGCGCAAGTTCGACTGCAGCTCAGCGGCGCCCTCGATCCTGCGAAGTTCGCGGCGGCCGTACAGCACGTGATCGCACAAAATCCGCTCCTGCGCACCGTGTTTCGCCCGGTGCGCGGGCGCGTGGTGCAGGTGCTATTGAAAAACCGCCCGATCGACGTGGCGGTGCTCGACCTGACCGGACAGGACGCAGTTGCGCAAGCGGCCGCGCTGGATCAGGCGGCGCGGGAAGCGCGCGCGCCGTTCCACCTCAACGAAGGCCCGCTCCTGCGGGTGAGCCTCGTCGTGCTCGATGCCGAACGCGCCGTCGCGCTCTGGACGCATCACGGCATGATCCTCGACGAGACGAGCCGCCGTTTGCTGCAAGCCGAACTGCTCACCGCGTATGACGCGCTTGTGAGCGGAACAGCCTTGCCGACGGCGAACCGGTCCTCTTTTAAAGACTACCTCAACTGGCTGAACGCGCAGGACCGCTCGGCGGCCCGCGAATTCTGGTCGCAGCATCTCGCCGGGTTCGAAGCGGCGACGCCGCTGCTCAACCAGCGCGAAGGAGACGGGGAGCCTGGCGTCCGCGCGCGCGCGTTCTCTGCGGAGCTGTCCCGCGCCTTGGAAGCGCTGGCACAGGCGCAAGGCGTGAAAGCGGAAACGCTGGTGCAGGCGGCTTGGGCGTTTTTGCTCAACTTGTACTCCCGTGAAGACGCGGTGACGTTTGGCGCCGGGTTTACCGGGCGTCCGGCGACCTTGTCCGGCGCAGAGGCGATGGTCGGGCGTTTCGCGAACACCTTGCCGCTGCATCTGGCGGTTGACGGGGAAACGGAGGTTGCGGAGTTCTTGCGGCAACTGGACGGGCTGACTGCGACGATGGAAAGCTTTGCGGTGATTCCGCTGGCAGAAGTGCGCAACTATGCCGGGCTTGGCGAGCAGCAGGAGCTGTTCACCAGCGCGGTCAACGTCTACGCAGGCGCAGCGTCTGCTGCCGGCGTCCTGCGCACGGAGCTGGCAGCGAAGCAGGAAGGGGCAGGCCTTGCGCTGGCGCTCGATGTGGAGACGGGCGAGACATGGATCGCGCGCGCCGCGTTCTCGGGTGACCGCTTGTCGGGGGAGACGGCCGAAGCGCTGCTCACTCATCTGGAGACGGTGCTGGCAAGCATGACCCTGCTGCCGCACGCGCGCATCCGCGAGCTGAACGTCTTGCCTTCCACTGAGCGCGAACCGCTGTTTGGCGCGTTTACGGCGACCCGACTGCAAGCGTATCCGCTCGACCGCCTGGCGCATCAGGTGATCGAAGACCAAGTGGCGAAGACGCCGGAGCAGATCGCGGCGATTTTTGAAGGTGCACAGATCACCTATGCCGAGCTGAACGCACGCGCGAACCGCCTGGCGCATTTCCTGCGCGAAAACGGGTTTGGCCGCGATGACCTGGCCGCTCTGTTCGCTGAGCGCGGCATCGACATGCTGACGGCGATCGTCGCCGTGATGAAAGCGGGCGGGGCGTATGTGCCGCTCGACTCGGCGCACCCGGATGCGCGCCTGTCCACGATCATCGAGACGGCAGGCGCCAAAGTCATCCTGACGCAAGGCCCGCTCTTGGAGCGCAGCCGTGGGCTGTCCGACCAGGCGCTGGTCTTCTCGCTGGATGAGCTGGACGGGCTGGCGAACTACCCGGATGTGAATCTGGAATTCGTTAACGTTCCGCATGACCTCGCCAACGTCTTCTTCACCTCCGGCTCGACCGGTCTGCCGAAAGGGGCGATGGTCGAACACGTCGGCATGCTCAACCACCTGTACGCTAAGATCGACCTGCTGGAGTTGACTTCGTCCTCGATCGTCGTGCAAAACGCGTCGCACTGCTTTGACATCTCCGTCTGGCAGTTCCTCGCCCCGCTGATGGTCGGCGGCACGGTCGTCATCTACGGCAACGACATCGCGATGGACCCGAACGCGCTGCTCGCATCGGTCCAGCGCGACAACGTCACGATCCTCGAGATGGTGCCGGCGGTGATCGAAATGTTCCTGCAGGCGGTCGCCGAACATGCAGAAGCGGCGGCGTTGCCGGAACTGCGCTACATGCTGTCGACCGGGGAAGGCTTGCGCAGCGGCCTCTGCGAGCGCTGGCTGGAAGCGTACCCGCATGTCAAAGCGGTCAACACGTACGGCGCGACCGAATGCTCGGACGACACCTCGCACAAAGTCGTGACTGCCGCGAACCGCGACGAGTGGGACCTCGACCGCGACTTCGTGACGCTGGGCACCCCGATCCCGAATTTTAACGTCTATGTGCTCGACAAGTGGAACCGTCCCGTGCCGATCGGCTGCACCGGCGAGATCTGCATGACCGGCGTCGGCGTAGGGCGCGGCTATCTGAACGACCCGGAGCGCACGGCGCAGGCGTTTGTGCCGAATCCGTTTGACGACGGCCGGGGCGAACGCATGTACAAAACGGGCGACCTCGGGCGCTTCCTGCCGGACGGGCGGCTGGAGTTTGTCTCCCGCGCCGACTTCCAAGTCAAAGTCCGCGGCCACCGCATCGAGCTCGGCGAGGTGGAAGCGGCGATCCTGAGCCACCCGTCCGCGGAGCAGACGATCGCCATCGTCCGCCCGGACAGCGCGGGCCAGAACCGCATCCTCGCCTATGTCATCGTCTCGGAAGCGGTCGACATGGACGCGTGGCGAGAGTACCTGCATGACCGCCTGCCGGAATACATGATCCCGGAGCACATTCTGACGCTGGACAGCTTCCCGCTCAACCGCAACGGCAAAATCGACCGCAAAGCGCTGCCGGAGCCGGAAGCGGCCGAGCGCGGCGCACACGCTTTTGCCGCGCCGCGCAATGAGCTGGAACAGGCGCTGGCCGACATCTGGGGCGAGATTTTGGAGCGCGGAGATATCGGGATTGATGACAGCTTCTTCCACCTCGGCGGGCACTCGCTGAAGATGATCCAGATCCGCTCGCGGATCAAGCAGAAGCTCGGCCTCGACGTGCCGCTGAAAGTGCTGTTCGAAAATCTCACCTTGCGCGACCTCGCGCCGCACGTGGGGCTGCTGCAAGGGGAAGACGGCGTGTCGCAAACGATTCCGGCCCTGCCGGACGCCGAGTTCTACCCGATGTCGCACGCCCAGCGCCGCCTGTATTTCATCCAGCGCCTGACGCCGGCCAACACGGCGTACAACATGCTGGAAGCGCATGAGGTGGCAGGCGAGATGAACCGGGACGCGCTGGTGCGCGCTTTCCAGACGATCATCGACCGCCATGCGGTGCTGCGCACCACCTTCACGATGCAAGACGGCGAGCCGGTGCAGCAGATCGCCGCCAGCGTTCAGCTGAACGTGCCGCTCGAAGATCTGTCCGCGCTGCCGGAAGCGGAGCGCGAAGCAGAGCTGCACGCGCGCATCCTCGCCGAACAGGATCTGCCGTTCGATCTCGAGCAGGGCCCGGTGATCCGCCTGCGCCTGCTCAAGCTGGCCGAACTGCGCCACGTGCTGCTGATCTCCAAGCATCACATCGTCACCGACTTCTGGTCGTGGGGCGTGCTGCATCAGGAGTTCTACGCGCTGTACACCGCCTATGCGAACGGGGAGGACAGCCCGCTTTCGCCGCTGCCGATCCAATACCGCGACTACGCGAGCTGGCAAAACGACCGTCTGCATACCGGCCAGCTGGCCGAGTCGGAAGCGTACTGGAAGCAGCAGCTGTCGGGCGATCTGCCGGTGCTCGACCTCCCGACCGACCATCCGCGTCCGGCGCTGCAGCAGTTTGCGGGCCAGAACATCCGCCGCCTGCTCGACGGCGAGCTGTCCGGCCGCATCCACGAGCTGGGCGCCCGGCATGAAGCGACCTTGTTCATGGTGCTGCTCGGCGCGCTGGGCACGTTCCTGTCCCGCATGAGCGGCCAGCAGGACATCGTGATCGGCACCCCGGAAGCGGGCCGCAACGTGATGGAGCTGGAAGAGCTGATCGGCTTCTTCATCAACACCTTGCCGCTGCGCCTCGACCTGTCCGGCAATCCGGCGTTTGCCGAGATGCTGGAACGGGCGAAACAAGTGGCGCTGGACGCCTACGCGCACCATGAGTATCCGTTCGACAAGCTCGTCGAACTGGCCAAGCAGGAGCGCGACTTGAGCCGCTCGCCGCTGTTCTCCGTGATGTTCCAAGTGGTGCGCCGTCCCGATCAAGTCGAGACGGGCGGCCTCAGCCTGTCGCCGGTGCCGATGAGCGCGACGACGACCGCCTTCGACCTCGCCGTGACGTTCGTCGAGCGCGAAGAAGGCTTGGAGCTGAACTTCGACTACCGCTCCGACCTGTTCGAGCAGGCGACGATGGAACGCTGGATGGGGCACTTCGAGACGTTGCTCCGCGCGATCGTCGCACAGCCGGAACAGCAGCTCGCTCAACTGCAGTTGCTCACCTCCGCAGACCTCGCACCGGTGCTCGGCGCCTGGAACCAAATCAGCGCAGAGCCCGATCCGATGCTGCGCATTCACCACCTGTTCGAAGCGCAGGTCGACCGCACGCCGGATGCGACCGCCGTCGTCTGTGCAGGCGAGTCGCTGACCTACCGCGAGCTGAATGCTCGCGCCAACCGTCTGGCCCGCTATCTGCAAAGCCTTGGCGCAGGGCCGGAGAAGCTGGTCGGACTTTGCTTGGACCGCAACCTCGATCTGGTGACGGCGCTCTTGGCCGTGCTGAAGGCGGGCAGCGCGTTCGTGCCGCTCGATCCGGCGTATCCGCAGGAGCGTCTGGCGCTGATCCTCGAAGACACCAGCATGCCGCTGCTCGTGACCGGCACATCGCTGATCGCCATGCTGCCGCCGCACGGCGCGCAGACGGTGCTGATCGACGCCGATCGTGAAAAATGGGCCGGGGAAGCGGACGGCAACGTCCCGTCGCCGGTGCGGCCGGACAGCCTGGCCTACCTGATCTACACATCGGGCTCGACCGGGCGTCCGAAAGCGGTCATGGTCGAACATCGCCACCTGATCGCGACGCTTCTGGCCAGTCAGCAGCACTTCAGGTTCTCCCAGAACGATGTGTTCCCGTGGATCGCTTCGTTCGCCTTTGACATCGCGTACTTCGAACTGCTCAACCCGCTGATCGCAGGCGGCACTTCGGTCGTGCTGTCCAAAGACCATCTGCTCGACCTCCCGGGCCTCGTCTGCGATCTGGAAGGCTACACGATGATCCACACCGTGCCGAGCCTGATGCGCCAGATCGTCGAGATGATCGCCAGCCAAGAGATCGACACCACCCGCTTCGACGGGCTGCGCATGATCTTCATCGGCGGCGACGCCGTTCCGCCGGAGCTGCTCAACATCATGCACCGCACCTTCCGCAACGCCGAAGTGCGCGTGCTTTACGGGCCGACCGAAGCGGCGATCATCTGCGCGCAGTACCCGGTGCCGCGCGGAGCGAAAATGGAGCGCTTTATGATCGGCTCCTCAATGAATCACGCGAAGATCCGCATCTACGACGCGCACGGCAACCTCGTGCCGACCGGTGTGCCGGGCGAGCTGTACATCGGCGGCTGCGGCGTCTCCCGCGGCTACTTCGGCCGTCCGGAGCTGACCGCCGCGCAGTTCGTCGTCCTCGACGGCGAGCGCTGGTACAAGTCGGGCGACCTCGCCCGCTACATGGCGGACGGGACGATCGACTTCCTCGGCCGGATTGACAACCAGATCAAGATCCGCGGCTTCCGCATCGAGCTCGGCGAGATCGAAGCGGCGCTCGGCAAGCACCCGTCCATCTCGGAAGTGGTCGTGCTCGCCCGCGAGATCAACCAAGGCGACAAACAGCTCGTCGCCTACGTGTCGCCGAAAGAAAACGCCGCACTGTCGTCCGCCGAGCTGCGCAGCGCACTGCAGGCCCATCTGCCAGAGCATATGGTGCCGTCGTTCTTCGTGCTGCTCGACGCGATGCCGATGACGCCGACCGGCAAGATCGACCGCAAGCAACTGCCGCTCCCGCAGACTGCCGGCGAGAGCAGCTACGCGGCGCCGCGCGACGGCGTCGAATTGGCGCTGGCACAGGTGTTCGAAGAGGTGCTGGGCACGAGCGGCGTCGGCTTGTATGACAACTTCTTTGAGATCGGCGGGCACTCGCTGAAAGCGGTGGCGCTGATCGAAGCGATCCGCAAAAGATGCGGCGTGTCTGTACCGCTGACGGCGCTGTTCCAGGCGCCGACCGTCGCCAACCTGGGCCGCATTCTGCGCGGCGAGCAGGCTGCGGACCGCCAAGTCGTGCTCGTGCTCTTGCAAAAAGGGGACAACACGCGCCCGCCGCTCTTCCTGCTGCCTCCGCAAGGCGGCGGTGTGATGAGCTACCTGCCGCTGGTCAAAGGGCTGGACGGCGAAACGGTCTACGGCCTGCAGTCGGCAGGCTTCGAGTCGGATGAAACGCCGTTCTCGACGATGGAAGCGATCTCCGAGCGCTTCCTGGCGGAGATCCGCTCGGTGCAGCCGGAAGGGCCGTACCGCCTCGCAGGCTGGTCGTTCGGCGGCGTGGCGGCGTACGATCTGGCGCTGCGCCTGGAAGGGCAGGGGCAGGAAGTGGAGTTCCTCGGCCTGTTTGACGTCATGCCGATCGACCCGGACAACGGGGAAGCGCATGCGCAGGCGCAGACGGAAGAGGTGGCGCTGCTTCATCAGGCGGCGCAGCTCGACATGGACCTGTCGCTTGTGCAAGGCTTGCCGGTGGAGGAAGGCCTCGACCTCGTCCTGCGCCGCGCCGATGAGCTGAACCGTTTGCCGGAAGGGACAACGCCGGAGTCGATGCGCCAAAAAATGCGCGTCATGATCAACAACGGCATCGCCGGATTCTCCTACGTCCCGCCGGGGAAAGTACGGGCCGATCTGACGCTGTTCCGCTGCTCTGAAGAGCCCAAGCAGCCGGAACTGGCGCACCCGCTCGTCGATCCGGAGCTGTGGAGCCCGTACACGCTGGGGGCGGTCAACGTGATCCCGGTGCCGGGTGACCATCACAGCCTGTTCCACCCACCGCATGTGCACAAATTGGCGGAGCAGATGAAACCGCTCTTGCGCGTTGTCATACGAGCAGGGCAAGAGGTGTAG
- a CDS encoding S8 family peptidase, which produces MKISNKLMKILMTVALTSALLPAAAASAVQQDKPGVTASTDQIMVKVKPGKAGTDVAAKHGAKLKKNLTQAGYQVLKVPTGQSAEALLAELQADPAVETAELDAVYSVNFIPNDPSFVNQWHLTKIQAPQAWDYALGTGVTIAIIDTGVDIQHPDLSSKIVAGYDFVNNDTDADDDQGHGTHVAGIAAASGNNGLNGSGVAPNARIMPVKVLNYSGSGYTSDIISGLFFAADNGAKVINLSMGGGAYSSAFQNAVNYAWNKGAVIVAAAGNNGNTTVQYPAGYNNVFSVACTTSTDAKCSFSNYGTWVDIAAPGLNIYSTANGGGMTTMSGTSMATPIVSGVAALTIERFGYSVSPATVVDRICSSADKIINLGTNCGRVNAYRSVQ; this is translated from the coding sequence ATGAAAATTTCTAACAAACTGATGAAAATCCTGATGACGGTCGCTTTGACTTCCGCCCTGCTTCCGGCAGCCGCCGCTTCTGCCGTACAGCAGGACAAGCCGGGGGTGACCGCTTCCACCGACCAGATCATGGTCAAAGTCAAACCGGGCAAAGCCGGGACCGACGTCGCCGCCAAGCACGGCGCCAAGCTGAAGAAGAACCTGACCCAAGCGGGCTATCAGGTGCTGAAAGTTCCGACCGGCCAATCGGCGGAAGCGCTGCTCGCCGAGCTGCAGGCCGACCCGGCGGTGGAAACGGCAGAGCTCGACGCGGTGTACAGCGTCAACTTCATTCCGAACGACCCGTCCTTCGTGAACCAATGGCACCTGACCAAAATCCAAGCCCCGCAAGCTTGGGATTATGCCCTCGGCACCGGGGTCACGATCGCCATCATCGACACCGGCGTAGACATCCAGCACCCCGACCTGTCCAGCAAGATCGTCGCCGGGTATGATTTTGTCAACAACGACACCGACGCCGACGACGACCAGGGTCACGGCACGCACGTCGCCGGGATCGCAGCGGCGAGCGGCAACAACGGGCTCAATGGCTCGGGCGTCGCGCCGAACGCGCGAATCATGCCGGTCAAAGTGCTCAACTACTCCGGCTCCGGCTACACCTCCGACATCATCAGCGGACTGTTCTTCGCGGCCGACAACGGTGCGAAGGTGATCAACCTCTCAATGGGCGGAGGCGCCTACAGCTCGGCCTTCCAAAACGCGGTCAATTACGCGTGGAACAAAGGCGCCGTGATCGTCGCGGCGGCCGGCAACAACGGCAACACCACCGTGCAATATCCGGCCGGCTACAACAATGTCTTCTCGGTCGCTTGCACCACGTCCACCGATGCCAAATGCTCCTTCTCCAACTACGGCACCTGGGTCGACATCGCAGCGCCAGGGCTGAACATCTACTCCACCGCCAACGGCGGCGGTATGACCACGATGTCAGGCACCTCGATGGCCACGCCGATCGTCTCCGGCGTCGCCGCGCTGACGATCGAGCGCTTTGGCTATTCCGTTTCACCTGCGACAGTTGTGGATCGAATCTGTTCCTCCGCCGACAAGATCATCAACCTCGGCACAAACTGTGGCCGCGTCAACGCGTACCGCTCCGTGCAGTAA